A genomic segment from Tachysurus fulvidraco isolate hzauxx_2018 chromosome 21, HZAU_PFXX_2.0, whole genome shotgun sequence encodes:
- the mark2a gene encoding serine/threonine-protein kinase MARK2 isoform X2, protein MTTRTPMLTVIEHSSSQAHSDSKAGGRSNMPHGRNSLATAADEQPHVGKYRLLKTIGKGNFAKVKLARHVLTGKEVAVKIIDKTQLNSSSLQKLFREVRIMKLLNHPNIVKLFEVIETEKTLYLVMEYASGGEVFDYLVAHGRMKEKEARAKFRQIVSAVQYCHQKCIVHRDLKAENLLLDADMNIKIADFGFSNEFTLGNKLDTFCGSPPYAAPELFQGKKYDGPEVDVWSLGVILYTLVSGSLPFDGQNLKELRERVLRGKYRIPFYMSTDCENLLKKFLILNPTKRGSLEQIMKDRWMNVGHEEEELMPYIEPQPDYKDPKRTGQHPGSAGGWKRDIMLQMGYAQDEIQDSLVNQKYDEIMATYLLLDYRNSELDELSIKPRPSIDLTNNAQSPSHKVQRSTSNQKPRRSTDQSLSVSVKRTQGDSKHIAEDYGRKSSGSSAKVPPSPLTTTDRKKTPTPSTNSILSTGTSRGRSSPGPERSTLGVQNGKDSLSTPGSRASTASAAAVLTSSSSSRPRHHKSLSTSAHPNSPDLHAHRPSTVTQRVPVVSPSTNNISNSTVADRTNFPRGVTSRSTFHAGQQRASRDQHTSTYNGPPASPSLSHGNSQVRRTGTGIFSKFTSKFVRRNLSFRFPRSPFEGEGRDEASRPMLSTAEKLEKGTHGSTGDENRDSVSSSSPVSSTPSSTQSSKDIKPRSLRFTWSMKTTSSMEPNEMMKEIRKVLDSNSCNYELRERFMLLCKSGNPSCDEYVQWEMEVCKLPRLSLNGVRFKRISGTSIAFKNIASKIANELKL, encoded by the exons GCTCACTCCGACTCTAAGGCCGGCGGTCGCTCCAACATGCCACACGGCCGCAACTCGCTGGCCACCGCAGCCGACGAGCAGCCACACGTCGGCAAATACCGGCTGCTGAAGACCATCGGAAAGGGAAATTTCGCAAAGGTCAAACTGGCTCGGCATGTTCTCACTGGCAAAGAG GTGGCTGTCAAAATCATAGACAAGACCCAGCTCAACTCCTCCAGTCTCCAGAAG CTCTTTCGGGAAGTGAGGATCATGAAACTGCTGAATCACCCAAATATTG TGAAATTGTTTGAGGTGATCGAAACCGAGAAGACACTTTACCTGGTTATGGAGTACGCCAGCGGAG GAGAGGTGTTCGATTACCTAGTCGCCCATGgcagaatgaaagagaaagaagccAGAGCCAAATTCAGACAG ATCGTGTCAGCAGTGCAGTACTGTCACCAGAAGTGCATCGTTCACAGAGACCTTAAA GCCGAAAACCTGCTTTTAGATGCAGATATGAACATAAAGATCGCTGATTTTGGCTTCAGTAACGAATTCACTCTGGGCAACAAGCTGGACACGTTTTGTGGCAGCCCCCCGTACGCCGCTCCAGAGCTGTTCCAGGGAAAAAAGTACGATGGGCCAGAAGTGGACGTGTGGAGTTTGGGAGTCATCCTGTACACGTTGGTCAGCGGCTCGCTGCCTTTTGATGGACAGAACTTGAAG GAGCTGCGCGAACGTGTTTTAAGAGGGAAATACCGAATCCCGTTCTACATGTCCACCGACTGTGAGAACTTGCTGAAGAAATTTCTTATTCTCAACCCCACCAAGCGAGGAAGCCTTGAG CAGATCATGAAGGACCGGTGGATGAATGTGGGTcatgaggaggaggagcttatgCCTTACATTGAGCCGCAGCCCGACTACAAGGACCCCAAGAGGACAGGTCAGCACCCCGGCAGTGCAGGGGGTTGGAAGAGAG ATATCATGCTTCAAATGGGATACGCTCAAGATGAAATACAGGACTCCCTTGTCAACCAGAAGTATGATGAAATCATGGCAACTTACCTGTTACTGGACTATAGGAATTCAGAG CTGGATGAACTCTCAATAAAGCCCCGCCCAAGCATCGACCTCACAAACAATGCCCAATCACCTTCTCACAAGGTACAACGCAGTacctccaaccagaagccgcgCCGATCCACAGACCAAA GTTTGTCTGTGTCGGTTAAGCGCACTCAGGGTGACAGTAAGCACATCGCCGAAGACTACGGCAGGAAAAGCTCAGGCAGCTCAGCTAAAGTTCCTCCAAGCCCGCTTACTACAACCGACCGAAAGAAAACCCCGACCCCGTCCACT AACAGCATCCTTTCAACCGGTACGAGTCGTGGGAGAAGCTCTCCAGGTCCTGAGAGATCCACTCTGGGTGTACAGAATGGCAAGGACag CTTGAGCACACCAGGGTCCCGCGCATCTACCGCCTCGGCAGCTGCTGTTCTaacttcctcttcttcctcccgCCCCCGCCACCACAAGTCCCTGTCCACCTCGGCCCACCCCAACTCCCCAGACCTCCATGCACATCGGCCCAG CACCGTTACACAACGAGTTCCTGTGGTGTCTCCGTCAACTAACAATATAAGCAACTCCACGGTAGCAGATCGCACCAATTTCCCCAGAGGGGTGACTAGCAGAAGCACTTTCCATGCAGGCCAACAGAGAGCCTCACGTGACCAGCACACCTCCACCTACAACGGGCCCCCAGCGTCCCCGTCGCTTTCTCACGGGAACAGCCAGGTCCGTCGCACCGGTACTGGAATCTTCAGCAAATTCACCTCTAAATTTGTGCGCAG AAATCTCTCGTTCCGATTCCCCAGAAG TCCGTTTGAGGGAGAGGGTCGAGATGAGGCCAGCAG ACCCATGTTGAGTACTGCAGAAAAGCTGGAGAAAGGCACCCATGGATCAACGGGGGATGAGAACAGGGACTCTGTGTCATCCTCGTCTCCTGTGTCCAGCACGCCCTCATCCACCCAGTCCTCCAAGGACATCAAGCCGCGTTCGCTGCGCTTCACCTGGAGCATGAAGACCACTTCGTCCATGGAGCCCAACGAGATGATGAAGGAGATCCGGAAAGTTCTGGACTCCAACAGCTGCAATTATGAGCTGCGTGAGCGCTTCATGCTGCTCTGCAAGTCAGGGAATCCTTCATGTGATGAATACGTTCAGTGGGAGATGGAGGTGTGCAAGCTGCCCCGCCTCTCCCTCAACGGCGTTCGTTTCAAACGCATCTCGGGCACCTCCATCGCCTTCAAGAACATCGCCTCCAAGATTGCCAACGAGCTGAAGCTGTGA
- the mark2a gene encoding serine/threonine-protein kinase MARK2 isoform X10: MTTRTPMLTVIEHSSSQAHSDSKAGGRSNMPHGRNSLATAADEQPHVGKYRLLKTIGKGNFAKVKLARHVLTGKEVAVKIIDKTQLNSSSLQKLFREVRIMKLLNHPNIVKLFEVIETEKTLYLVMEYASGGEVFDYLVAHGRMKEKEARAKFRQIVSAVQYCHQKCIVHRDLKAENLLLDADMNIKIADFGFSNEFTLGNKLDTFCGSPPYAAPELFQGKKYDGPEVDVWSLGVILYTLVSGSLPFDGQNLKELRERVLRGKYRIPFYMSTDCENLLKKFLILNPTKRGSLEQIMKDRWMNVGHEEEELMPYIEPQPDYKDPKRTGQHPGSAGGWKRDIMLQMGYAQDEIQDSLVNQKYDEIMATYLLLDYRNSELDELSIKPRPSIDLTNNAQSPSHKVQRSTSNQKPRRSTDQSLSVSVKRTQGDSKHIAEDYGRKSSGSSAKVPPSPLTTTDRKKTPTPSTNSILSTGTSRGRSSPGPERSTLGVQNGKDSTVTQRVPVVSPSTNNISNSTVADRTNFPRGVTSRSTFHAGQQRASRDQHTSTYNGPPASPSLSHGNSQVRRTGTGIFSKFTSKFVRSPFEGEGRDEASRPMLSTAEKLEKGTHGSTGDENRDSVSSSSPVSSTPSSTQSSKDIKPRSLRFTWSMKTTSSMEPNEMMKEIRKVLDSNSCNYELRERFMLLCKSGNPSCDEYVQWEMEVCKLPRLSLNGVRFKRISGTSIAFKNIASKIANELKL; the protein is encoded by the exons GCTCACTCCGACTCTAAGGCCGGCGGTCGCTCCAACATGCCACACGGCCGCAACTCGCTGGCCACCGCAGCCGACGAGCAGCCACACGTCGGCAAATACCGGCTGCTGAAGACCATCGGAAAGGGAAATTTCGCAAAGGTCAAACTGGCTCGGCATGTTCTCACTGGCAAAGAG GTGGCTGTCAAAATCATAGACAAGACCCAGCTCAACTCCTCCAGTCTCCAGAAG CTCTTTCGGGAAGTGAGGATCATGAAACTGCTGAATCACCCAAATATTG TGAAATTGTTTGAGGTGATCGAAACCGAGAAGACACTTTACCTGGTTATGGAGTACGCCAGCGGAG GAGAGGTGTTCGATTACCTAGTCGCCCATGgcagaatgaaagagaaagaagccAGAGCCAAATTCAGACAG ATCGTGTCAGCAGTGCAGTACTGTCACCAGAAGTGCATCGTTCACAGAGACCTTAAA GCCGAAAACCTGCTTTTAGATGCAGATATGAACATAAAGATCGCTGATTTTGGCTTCAGTAACGAATTCACTCTGGGCAACAAGCTGGACACGTTTTGTGGCAGCCCCCCGTACGCCGCTCCAGAGCTGTTCCAGGGAAAAAAGTACGATGGGCCAGAAGTGGACGTGTGGAGTTTGGGAGTCATCCTGTACACGTTGGTCAGCGGCTCGCTGCCTTTTGATGGACAGAACTTGAAG GAGCTGCGCGAACGTGTTTTAAGAGGGAAATACCGAATCCCGTTCTACATGTCCACCGACTGTGAGAACTTGCTGAAGAAATTTCTTATTCTCAACCCCACCAAGCGAGGAAGCCTTGAG CAGATCATGAAGGACCGGTGGATGAATGTGGGTcatgaggaggaggagcttatgCCTTACATTGAGCCGCAGCCCGACTACAAGGACCCCAAGAGGACAGGTCAGCACCCCGGCAGTGCAGGGGGTTGGAAGAGAG ATATCATGCTTCAAATGGGATACGCTCAAGATGAAATACAGGACTCCCTTGTCAACCAGAAGTATGATGAAATCATGGCAACTTACCTGTTACTGGACTATAGGAATTCAGAG CTGGATGAACTCTCAATAAAGCCCCGCCCAAGCATCGACCTCACAAACAATGCCCAATCACCTTCTCACAAGGTACAACGCAGTacctccaaccagaagccgcgCCGATCCACAGACCAAA GTTTGTCTGTGTCGGTTAAGCGCACTCAGGGTGACAGTAAGCACATCGCCGAAGACTACGGCAGGAAAAGCTCAGGCAGCTCAGCTAAAGTTCCTCCAAGCCCGCTTACTACAACCGACCGAAAGAAAACCCCGACCCCGTCCACT AACAGCATCCTTTCAACCGGTACGAGTCGTGGGAGAAGCTCTCCAGGTCCTGAGAGATCCACTCTGGGTGTACAGAATGGCAAGGACag CACCGTTACACAACGAGTTCCTGTGGTGTCTCCGTCAACTAACAATATAAGCAACTCCACGGTAGCAGATCGCACCAATTTCCCCAGAGGGGTGACTAGCAGAAGCACTTTCCATGCAGGCCAACAGAGAGCCTCACGTGACCAGCACACCTCCACCTACAACGGGCCCCCAGCGTCCCCGTCGCTTTCTCACGGGAACAGCCAGGTCCGTCGCACCGGTACTGGAATCTTCAGCAAATTCACCTCTAAATTTGTGCGCAG TCCGTTTGAGGGAGAGGGTCGAGATGAGGCCAGCAG ACCCATGTTGAGTACTGCAGAAAAGCTGGAGAAAGGCACCCATGGATCAACGGGGGATGAGAACAGGGACTCTGTGTCATCCTCGTCTCCTGTGTCCAGCACGCCCTCATCCACCCAGTCCTCCAAGGACATCAAGCCGCGTTCGCTGCGCTTCACCTGGAGCATGAAGACCACTTCGTCCATGGAGCCCAACGAGATGATGAAGGAGATCCGGAAAGTTCTGGACTCCAACAGCTGCAATTATGAGCTGCGTGAGCGCTTCATGCTGCTCTGCAAGTCAGGGAATCCTTCATGTGATGAATACGTTCAGTGGGAGATGGAGGTGTGCAAGCTGCCCCGCCTCTCCCTCAACGGCGTTCGTTTCAAACGCATCTCGGGCACCTCCATCGCCTTCAAGAACATCGCCTCCAAGATTGCCAACGAGCTGAAGCTGTGA
- the mark2a gene encoding serine/threonine-protein kinase MARK2 isoform X9 produces MTTRTPMLTVIEHSSSQAHSDSKAGGRSNMPHGRNSLATAADEQPHVGKYRLLKTIGKGNFAKVKLARHVLTGKEVAVKIIDKTQLNSSSLQKLFREVRIMKLLNHPNIVKLFEVIETEKTLYLVMEYASGGEVFDYLVAHGRMKEKEARAKFRQIVSAVQYCHQKCIVHRDLKAENLLLDADMNIKIADFGFSNEFTLGNKLDTFCGSPPYAAPELFQGKKYDGPEVDVWSLGVILYTLVSGSLPFDGQNLKELRERVLRGKYRIPFYMSTDCENLLKKFLILNPTKRGSLEQIMKDRWMNVGHEEEELMPYIEPQPDYKDPKRTGQHPGSAGGWKRDIMLQMGYAQDEIQDSLVNQKYDEIMATYLLLDYRNSELDELSIKPRPSIDLTNNAQSPSHKVQRSTSNQKPRRSTDQSLSVSVKRTQGDSKHIAEDYGRKSSGSSAKVPPSPLTTTDRKKTPTPSTNSILSTGTSRGRSSPGPERSTLGVQNGKDSTVTQRVPVVSPSTNNISNSTVADRTNFPRGVTSRSTFHAGQQRASRDQHTSTYNGPPASPSLSHGNSQVRRTGTGIFSKFTSKFVRRNLSFRFPRRSPFEGEGRDEASRPMLSTAEKLEKGTHGSTGDENRDSVSSSSPVSSTPSSTQSSKDIKPRSLRFTWSMKTTSSMEPNEMMKEIRKVLDSNSCNYELRERFMLLCKSGNPSCDEYVQWEMEVCKLPRLSLNGVRFKRISGTSIAFKNIASKIANELKL; encoded by the exons GCTCACTCCGACTCTAAGGCCGGCGGTCGCTCCAACATGCCACACGGCCGCAACTCGCTGGCCACCGCAGCCGACGAGCAGCCACACGTCGGCAAATACCGGCTGCTGAAGACCATCGGAAAGGGAAATTTCGCAAAGGTCAAACTGGCTCGGCATGTTCTCACTGGCAAAGAG GTGGCTGTCAAAATCATAGACAAGACCCAGCTCAACTCCTCCAGTCTCCAGAAG CTCTTTCGGGAAGTGAGGATCATGAAACTGCTGAATCACCCAAATATTG TGAAATTGTTTGAGGTGATCGAAACCGAGAAGACACTTTACCTGGTTATGGAGTACGCCAGCGGAG GAGAGGTGTTCGATTACCTAGTCGCCCATGgcagaatgaaagagaaagaagccAGAGCCAAATTCAGACAG ATCGTGTCAGCAGTGCAGTACTGTCACCAGAAGTGCATCGTTCACAGAGACCTTAAA GCCGAAAACCTGCTTTTAGATGCAGATATGAACATAAAGATCGCTGATTTTGGCTTCAGTAACGAATTCACTCTGGGCAACAAGCTGGACACGTTTTGTGGCAGCCCCCCGTACGCCGCTCCAGAGCTGTTCCAGGGAAAAAAGTACGATGGGCCAGAAGTGGACGTGTGGAGTTTGGGAGTCATCCTGTACACGTTGGTCAGCGGCTCGCTGCCTTTTGATGGACAGAACTTGAAG GAGCTGCGCGAACGTGTTTTAAGAGGGAAATACCGAATCCCGTTCTACATGTCCACCGACTGTGAGAACTTGCTGAAGAAATTTCTTATTCTCAACCCCACCAAGCGAGGAAGCCTTGAG CAGATCATGAAGGACCGGTGGATGAATGTGGGTcatgaggaggaggagcttatgCCTTACATTGAGCCGCAGCCCGACTACAAGGACCCCAAGAGGACAGGTCAGCACCCCGGCAGTGCAGGGGGTTGGAAGAGAG ATATCATGCTTCAAATGGGATACGCTCAAGATGAAATACAGGACTCCCTTGTCAACCAGAAGTATGATGAAATCATGGCAACTTACCTGTTACTGGACTATAGGAATTCAGAG CTGGATGAACTCTCAATAAAGCCCCGCCCAAGCATCGACCTCACAAACAATGCCCAATCACCTTCTCACAAGGTACAACGCAGTacctccaaccagaagccgcgCCGATCCACAGACCAAA GTTTGTCTGTGTCGGTTAAGCGCACTCAGGGTGACAGTAAGCACATCGCCGAAGACTACGGCAGGAAAAGCTCAGGCAGCTCAGCTAAAGTTCCTCCAAGCCCGCTTACTACAACCGACCGAAAGAAAACCCCGACCCCGTCCACT AACAGCATCCTTTCAACCGGTACGAGTCGTGGGAGAAGCTCTCCAGGTCCTGAGAGATCCACTCTGGGTGTACAGAATGGCAAGGACag CACCGTTACACAACGAGTTCCTGTGGTGTCTCCGTCAACTAACAATATAAGCAACTCCACGGTAGCAGATCGCACCAATTTCCCCAGAGGGGTGACTAGCAGAAGCACTTTCCATGCAGGCCAACAGAGAGCCTCACGTGACCAGCACACCTCCACCTACAACGGGCCCCCAGCGTCCCCGTCGCTTTCTCACGGGAACAGCCAGGTCCGTCGCACCGGTACTGGAATCTTCAGCAAATTCACCTCTAAATTTGTGCGCAG AAATCTCTCGTTCCGATTCCCCAGAAG GAGTCCGTTTGAGGGAGAGGGTCGAGATGAGGCCAGCAG ACCCATGTTGAGTACTGCAGAAAAGCTGGAGAAAGGCACCCATGGATCAACGGGGGATGAGAACAGGGACTCTGTGTCATCCTCGTCTCCTGTGTCCAGCACGCCCTCATCCACCCAGTCCTCCAAGGACATCAAGCCGCGTTCGCTGCGCTTCACCTGGAGCATGAAGACCACTTCGTCCATGGAGCCCAACGAGATGATGAAGGAGATCCGGAAAGTTCTGGACTCCAACAGCTGCAATTATGAGCTGCGTGAGCGCTTCATGCTGCTCTGCAAGTCAGGGAATCCTTCATGTGATGAATACGTTCAGTGGGAGATGGAGGTGTGCAAGCTGCCCCGCCTCTCCCTCAACGGCGTTCGTTTCAAACGCATCTCGGGCACCTCCATCGCCTTCAAGAACATCGCCTCCAAGATTGCCAACGAGCTGAAGCTGTGA
- the mark2a gene encoding serine/threonine-protein kinase MARK2 isoform X16, protein MTTRTPMLTVIEHSSSQAHSDSKAGGRSNMPHGRNSLATAADEQPHVGKYRLLKTIGKGNFAKVKLARHVLTGKEVAVKIIDKTQLNSSSLQKLFREVRIMKLLNHPNIVKLFEVIETEKTLYLVMEYASGGEVFDYLVAHGRMKEKEARAKFRQIVSAVQYCHQKCIVHRDLKAENLLLDADMNIKIADFGFSNEFTLGNKLDTFCGSPPYAAPELFQGKKYDGPEVDVWSLGVILYTLVSGSLPFDGQNLKELRERVLRGKYRIPFYMSTDCENLLKKFLILNPTKRGSLEQIMKDRWMNVGHEEEELMPYIEPQPDYKDPKRTGQHPGSAGGWKRDIMLQMGYAQDEIQDSLVNQKYDEIMATYLLLDYRNSELDELSIKPRPSIDLTNNAQSPSHKVQRSTSNQKPRRSTDQSLSVSVKRTQGDSKHIAEDYGRKSSGSSAKVPPSPLTTTDRKKTPTPSTNSILSTGTSRGRSSPGPERSTLGVQNGKDSLSTPGSRASTASAAAVLTSSSSSRPRHHKSLSTSAHPNSPDLHAHRPSTVTQRVPVVSPSTNNISNSTVADRTNFPRGVTSRSTFHAGQQRASRDQHTSTYNGPPASPSLSHGNSQVRRTGTGIFSKFTSKFVRRTSWYEVGQISVAKN, encoded by the exons GCTCACTCCGACTCTAAGGCCGGCGGTCGCTCCAACATGCCACACGGCCGCAACTCGCTGGCCACCGCAGCCGACGAGCAGCCACACGTCGGCAAATACCGGCTGCTGAAGACCATCGGAAAGGGAAATTTCGCAAAGGTCAAACTGGCTCGGCATGTTCTCACTGGCAAAGAG GTGGCTGTCAAAATCATAGACAAGACCCAGCTCAACTCCTCCAGTCTCCAGAAG CTCTTTCGGGAAGTGAGGATCATGAAACTGCTGAATCACCCAAATATTG TGAAATTGTTTGAGGTGATCGAAACCGAGAAGACACTTTACCTGGTTATGGAGTACGCCAGCGGAG GAGAGGTGTTCGATTACCTAGTCGCCCATGgcagaatgaaagagaaagaagccAGAGCCAAATTCAGACAG ATCGTGTCAGCAGTGCAGTACTGTCACCAGAAGTGCATCGTTCACAGAGACCTTAAA GCCGAAAACCTGCTTTTAGATGCAGATATGAACATAAAGATCGCTGATTTTGGCTTCAGTAACGAATTCACTCTGGGCAACAAGCTGGACACGTTTTGTGGCAGCCCCCCGTACGCCGCTCCAGAGCTGTTCCAGGGAAAAAAGTACGATGGGCCAGAAGTGGACGTGTGGAGTTTGGGAGTCATCCTGTACACGTTGGTCAGCGGCTCGCTGCCTTTTGATGGACAGAACTTGAAG GAGCTGCGCGAACGTGTTTTAAGAGGGAAATACCGAATCCCGTTCTACATGTCCACCGACTGTGAGAACTTGCTGAAGAAATTTCTTATTCTCAACCCCACCAAGCGAGGAAGCCTTGAG CAGATCATGAAGGACCGGTGGATGAATGTGGGTcatgaggaggaggagcttatgCCTTACATTGAGCCGCAGCCCGACTACAAGGACCCCAAGAGGACAGGTCAGCACCCCGGCAGTGCAGGGGGTTGGAAGAGAG ATATCATGCTTCAAATGGGATACGCTCAAGATGAAATACAGGACTCCCTTGTCAACCAGAAGTATGATGAAATCATGGCAACTTACCTGTTACTGGACTATAGGAATTCAGAG CTGGATGAACTCTCAATAAAGCCCCGCCCAAGCATCGACCTCACAAACAATGCCCAATCACCTTCTCACAAGGTACAACGCAGTacctccaaccagaagccgcgCCGATCCACAGACCAAA GTTTGTCTGTGTCGGTTAAGCGCACTCAGGGTGACAGTAAGCACATCGCCGAAGACTACGGCAGGAAAAGCTCAGGCAGCTCAGCTAAAGTTCCTCCAAGCCCGCTTACTACAACCGACCGAAAGAAAACCCCGACCCCGTCCACT AACAGCATCCTTTCAACCGGTACGAGTCGTGGGAGAAGCTCTCCAGGTCCTGAGAGATCCACTCTGGGTGTACAGAATGGCAAGGACag CTTGAGCACACCAGGGTCCCGCGCATCTACCGCCTCGGCAGCTGCTGTTCTaacttcctcttcttcctcccgCCCCCGCCACCACAAGTCCCTGTCCACCTCGGCCCACCCCAACTCCCCAGACCTCCATGCACATCGGCCCAG CACCGTTACACAACGAGTTCCTGTGGTGTCTCCGTCAACTAACAATATAAGCAACTCCACGGTAGCAGATCGCACCAATTTCCCCAGAGGGGTGACTAGCAGAAGCACTTTCCATGCAGGCCAACAGAGAGCCTCACGTGACCAGCACACCTCCACCTACAACGGGCCCCCAGCGTCCCCGTCGCTTTCTCACGGGAACAGCCAGGTCCGTCGCACCGGTACTGGAATCTTCAGCAAATTCACCTCTAAATTTGTGCGCAG GACAAGCTGGTATGAAGTGGGACAGATATCAGTGGCTAAGAACTGA